In Peromyscus maniculatus bairdii isolate BWxNUB_F1_BW_parent chromosome 21, HU_Pman_BW_mat_3.1, whole genome shotgun sequence, one DNA window encodes the following:
- the Gpr45 gene encoding putative G-protein coupled receptor 45, with translation MVCNSTSIGTYEHLLQNVSNALDPGATPLSAPLRISLAITMLLMIVVGFLGNTVVCIIVYQRPAMRSAINLLLATLAFSDIMLSLCCMPFTAITLITVRWHFGDHFCRLSATLYWFFVLEGVAILLIISVDRFLIIVQRQDKLNPRRAKVIIAASWVLSFCISAPSFTGWTFMEVPARAPQCVLGYTEFPAERAYVVMLVVAVFFAPFGVMLCSYLCILNTVRKNAVRVHNQSDSLDLRQLTRAGLRRLRRQQQQVSLDLSFKTKAFTTILILFVGFSLCWLPHSVYSLLSAFSRRFYYSASFYTTSTCVLWLSYLKSVFNPIVYCWRIKKFREACIELLPQTFQILPKVPERIQRKIQPSTVYVCNENQSAV, from the coding sequence ATGGTCTGTAACAGCACATCCATCGGGACTTACGAACATCTGCTGCAGAATGTGAGCAATGCTTTGGACCCCGGGGCCACCCCACTGTCCGCACCACTCAGGATCTCACTGGCAATAACGATGCTGCTGATGATCGTGGTAGGATTCCTCGGGAACACGGTGGTCTGCATCATCGTGTATCAGAGGCCCGCCATGCGTTCAGCCATCAACCTGCTGCTGGCCACCTTGGCCTTCTCTGACATCATGCTGTCCTTATGCTGCATGCCTTTCACGGCCATCACCCTCATCACTGTCCGCTGGCACTTCGGGGACCACTTTTGTCGCCTCTCAGCTACACTCTATTGGTTTTTTGTCCTAGAGGGCGTGGCCATCCTGCTCATCATAAGCGTGGACCGCTTTCTCATCATCGTGCAGCGTCAGGACAAGCTGAACCCACGCAGGGCCAAGGTGATCATcgcagcctcctgggtgctgtctTTCTGCATCTCTGCGCCCTCCTTCACCGGCTGGACGTTCATGGAGGTGCCGGCTCGGGCCCCACAGTGCGTTCTGGGCTACACTGAGTTCCCAGCCGAACGCGCCTACGTGGTGATGCTGGTGGTGGCAGTGTTCTTCGCGCCCTTCGGCGTCATGCTGTGCTCCTATCTGTGCATCCTCAACACGGTGCGGAAGAACGCCGTCCGCGTGCACAACCAGTCAGACAGCCTGGACCTCAGACAGCTGACCAGGGCTGGCCTGAGACGGCtccggcggcagcagcagcaggtcagCCTGGACCTGAGCTTCAAAACCAAGGCCTTCACCACCATCCTCATCCTCTTCGTGGGCTTTTCGCTGTGCTGGCTGCCCCACTCAGTCTACAGCCTGCTGTCTGCGTTCAGTCGGCGGTTCTATTACAGCGCCTCCTTCTACACCACCAGCACGTGTGTcctgtggctcagttacctcaaGTCTGTCTTCAACCCCATCGTCTACTGCTGGAGGATCAAGAAATTCCGCGAGGCCTGCATAGAGTTGCTTCCCCAAACTTTCCAAATCCTCCCTAAAGTGCCTGAGCGGATCCAGAGGAAAATCCAGCCGAGCACCGTCTATGTGTGCAATGAAAACCAATCGGCCGTCTAG